From Bacillus basilensis, a single genomic window includes:
- a CDS encoding DUF6123 family protein: protein MQTVEDYLSFLHTKGFKLSEEAQGFIMFGQGYTGASDGIVNAAIEATIKHQFQFDGSYFVALLERLKEEEITDKKSAKAFMRKLQA from the coding sequence ATGCAAACAGTAGAAGATTATCTTTCATTCTTACATACGAAAGGATTTAAATTATCAGAGGAAGCACAAGGGTTTATTATGTTCGGACAAGGATATACTGGTGCATCTGATGGAATTGTTAACGCAGCGATAGAAGCGACAATTAAACATCAATTTCAGTTTGATGGCAGTTATTTTGTTGCGTTATTAGAACGATTGAAAGAGGAAGAAATTACAGATAAAAAAAGCGCTAAGGCTTTTATGCGGAAGTTACAAGCGTAA
- a CDS encoding YqcI/YcgG family protein, translating to MNESYLLDNDGMRMRTDIPNWVAKEFENFSNIVLEPTFPCFFGLTALKKNELRYSFLSHNDWSHLPHTMLSFLELMKERPIVRRGFFLFVEPECEEQSIEYYRDYFWKVLQYLHENDNQTWPKQIPEDPDHYLWEFSFGGEPIFAFGNAPAYKQRKTRHLGNSLVIGFQPRTIFDGLEGDRPKGAYSRQTVRDRVEKWDQLPKHPNISHYGDHEHREWKQYFIGDDVEPIKGKCPFLHKIEK from the coding sequence ATGAATGAGTCTTATTTATTAGATAATGACGGAATGAGAATGAGAACGGATATACCGAATTGGGTTGCGAAAGAATTTGAAAATTTTTCAAACATCGTATTAGAACCAACTTTTCCATGTTTTTTTGGTTTAACTGCTTTGAAAAAGAATGAACTTCGTTATTCCTTTCTCTCTCATAATGATTGGAGTCATTTGCCGCATACAATGTTATCTTTTTTAGAGTTAATGAAAGAACGCCCAATTGTAAGAAGAGGCTTTTTTCTTTTTGTGGAACCGGAATGTGAGGAACAATCAATCGAATATTATCGTGATTACTTTTGGAAAGTACTACAATATTTACATGAAAACGATAATCAAACATGGCCGAAGCAAATTCCTGAAGACCCAGATCATTACTTATGGGAATTTTCATTTGGCGGGGAACCGATATTCGCATTTGGAAATGCGCCAGCTTATAAACAACGAAAAACTAGGCATTTAGGAAATTCTCTTGTTATTGGGTTTCAGCCACGTACCATTTTTGATGGATTAGAAGGCGACCGTCCTAAAGGAGCATATTCAAGACAAACGGTCCGAGATCGAGTTGAAAAGTGGGATCAGCTGCCGAAACATCCTAACATTAGTCATTATGGTGATCACGAACATCGGGAATGGAAA
- a CDS encoding zinc-finger domain-containing protein, with protein sequence MDKKQLITEVNDLLETYCEGCFLREHNRKTNSKYYAHSFCIRQCTVGETLKKYGEQLS encoded by the coding sequence GTGGATAAAAAGCAACTCATTACAGAGGTAAATGACTTATTAGAAACGTATTGTGAAGGGTGTTTTTTGCGAGAACATAATCGAAAGACAAATAGTAAATATTATGCTCATTCATTTTGTATTAGGCAATGTACAGTTGGAGAAACATTGAAAAAGTATGGGGAACAGTTGTCATGA
- the cspB gene encoding cold shock-like protein CspB yields the protein MQGKVKWFNNEKGFGFIEIEGADDVFVHFSAIQGDGYKALEEGQEVSFDITEGNRGPQAANVVKL from the coding sequence ATGCAAGGAAAAGTAAAATGGTTTAACAACGAAAAAGGTTTTGGATTTATCGAAATTGAAGGCGCTGACGATGTATTCGTACATTTCTCTGCTATTCAAGGAGACGGCTACAAAGCTTTAGAAGAAGGTCAAGAAGTATCTTTCGATATCACTGAAGGAAACCGTGGACCTCAAGCTGCTAACGTAGTAAAACTTTAA
- a CDS encoding QueT transporter family protein, whose translation MNIRTLVGNGILAALYIAVSMLIQPFGFTSVQFRISEMFNHLVVFNKKAIYGIVLGVFLTNLFFSPMIAYDLVFGVGQSILALVATIISMRFIKGVWARMIFNTVIFTITMFMIAIELHLAFDLPFMLTWLTCAAGEFVVMAIGMPVMYWINKRVQFERFM comes from the coding sequence ATGAATATTAGAACATTAGTCGGTAATGGTATTTTAGCGGCATTATATATTGCTGTTTCTATGCTTATTCAGCCATTTGGCTTTACGAGTGTACAGTTTCGTATTTCAGAGATGTTTAATCATCTCGTTGTATTTAATAAGAAAGCAATTTACGGAATTGTATTAGGTGTATTTTTAACGAATCTCTTTTTCTCACCTATGATCGCTTACGATTTAGTATTTGGAGTAGGGCAATCTATTCTTGCACTAGTTGCAACCATTATTTCTATGCGATTCATTAAAGGTGTTTGGGCTCGTATGATTTTTAATACAGTTATCTTTACAATTACAATGTTTATGATTGCAATTGAACTTCATCTTGCATTTGATTTACCATTTATGTTGACTTGGTTAACATGTGCAGCCGGTGAATTTGTTGTAATGGCCATTGGTATGCCTGTAATGTACTGGATTAATAAGCGAGTACAATTTGAAAGATTTATGTAA
- a CDS encoding DUF2564 family protein, with translation MGSEVNDFEEVKFRVETAQKMVGSATISMDPDTLEHATTAVEAARSQLEIMKSVAVDLDEPFLMNEEKKLSKCEQQLNEAKH, from the coding sequence ATGGGATCAGAAGTAAATGATTTTGAAGAAGTGAAATTCCGTGTAGAAACGGCACAAAAGATGGTGGGTTCAGCAACAATTTCAATGGATCCAGACACTTTAGAGCATGCCACAACTGCTGTAGAAGCAGCTCGCTCTCAGCTTGAAATTATGAAATCTGTTGCAGTAGATTTAGATGAGCCGTTTCTAATGAATGAGGAAAAAAAATTAAGCAAATGCGAGCAGCAATTAAACGAAGCAAAGCACTAA
- a CDS encoding aldose 1-epimerase family protein, whose translation MTATIQNENVIVTISDKGAELQSVRLKADNTEYLWQGDSTYWGRRAPILFPIVGRLVDNTYYVDGKPYSLTQHGFARDLTFSVKEQSETKITYIVTSNEETLKKYPYEFELLVSYELEGQIVHVTYEVNNPTSKEMFFSIGAHPGFNFPLLEGESFTDYHLSFNGSERLETSVLEGPYLSSKKQLIAENTNELPLTYDLFKNDALIFENMNTDEISIRSHKHNKFVKVEFDGFPFVGVWTPGENAPFLCIEPWYGIADEVNPAKDFKEKKGVQSLQANETFTCRYSITIG comes from the coding sequence ATGACTGCAACAATTCAAAATGAAAACGTGATCGTTACCATCTCTGACAAAGGTGCAGAATTACAAAGCGTTCGCTTAAAAGCAGACAATACAGAATACTTATGGCAAGGTGATTCTACTTATTGGGGACGCCGTGCACCAATTTTATTCCCAATTGTCGGCCGATTAGTAGATAATACATACTACGTAGATGGTAAACCTTATTCTTTAACACAACACGGCTTCGCTCGTGATCTTACATTCTCTGTAAAAGAACAAAGTGAAACGAAAATCACTTATATCGTTACTAGTAATGAAGAAACATTAAAAAAATACCCATACGAATTTGAATTACTCGTGTCTTATGAACTAGAGGGACAAATCGTTCATGTAACATATGAAGTGAATAATCCCACTTCAAAAGAAATGTTCTTCTCAATCGGAGCACATCCTGGTTTCAACTTCCCGTTATTAGAGGGCGAATCATTTACAGATTATCATTTATCATTTAATGGTTCTGAACGCTTAGAAACAAGTGTATTAGAAGGACCTTACCTTTCAAGTAAAAAGCAATTAATCGCTGAAAATACGAATGAATTACCACTTACATACGATTTATTTAAAAATGATGCGCTTATTTTTGAAAATATGAATACGGATGAAATCTCTATTCGTTCTCATAAACATAATAAATTTGTAAAAGTAGAATTTGACGGATTCCCATTTGTCGGCGTATGGACACCAGGCGAGAATGCACCTTTCCTATGTATCGAACCTTGGTACGGTATTGCTGATGAAGTAAATCCAGCAAAAGATTTCAAGGAAAAAAAAGGAGTTCAATCTTTGCAAGCGAATGAAACATTTACATGTCGTTATAGCATTACAATTGGCTAA
- a CDS encoding ribonuclease H family protein, which produces MKYKIHWLYKTKRGLQTELTTDYMNIEDVLQFAEDFEKTGRVKELLFYDEMDAEWSLKEMKKLSKQVEDEPQEILVYFDGGYDVQTKEAGVGICVYYKKGNKNYRIRRNAYIEGIYDNNEAEYASLLYGMNILEELGIKYEAVTLRGDSQVVLQQLAGEWPCYDEHLNHYLDQIEQKAKQMKLKLVCEPISRKQNKEAHQLATQALEGTVIDSHKEITE; this is translated from the coding sequence ATGAAATATAAAATTCATTGGTTGTATAAAACAAAGCGCGGTTTGCAGACGGAATTAACGACAGATTATATGAACATAGAAGATGTACTGCAATTTGCAGAGGATTTCGAGAAAACAGGAAGAGTAAAAGAATTATTATTTTACGATGAAATGGATGCAGAATGGTCATTAAAAGAGATGAAAAAACTGAGTAAGCAAGTGGAGGATGAGCCCCAAGAAATACTCGTTTATTTTGATGGTGGTTATGATGTGCAGACGAAAGAAGCTGGAGTAGGTATATGTGTGTACTATAAAAAAGGAAATAAAAACTACCGAATTCGCCGCAACGCATATATAGAAGGTATATATGATAATAATGAAGCCGAATATGCGTCATTATTATACGGTATGAATATACTCGAGGAATTAGGGATTAAGTATGAAGCAGTTACACTTCGCGGGGATTCTCAAGTGGTATTGCAACAATTGGCTGGAGAATGGCCTTGCTATGATGAGCATTTAAATCATTATTTAGACCAAATTGAACAAAAAGCGAAGCAAATGAAATTAAAACTTGTATGCGAGCCAATATCTAGAAAACAAAATAAAGAAGCACATCAATTAGCAACGCAAGCATTAGAAGGAACAGTCATTGATAGTCATAAAGAAATAACCGAATAG
- a CDS encoding GNAT family N-acetyltransferase, producing MIGLKIRVERLRKEDINDIVALSSYIGWDYNREEVETIFNSGIVYGVWNERKKLIASAAIILYGEALASIGMVIVHPDYKGRGIGKAITSSCMNSVSAQTSIMLIATDEGKPLYKKLGFRVVSYVSKYICNSYNTNYKCAEDEEYMKGYKEEDLERIIKIDEGAFGISRNEFLKQRIMQSEQCVVVKDTKENVVGYGISIQTPENKIIGPIVAKNDAMAMRIVHALARGHDGRLRMDVPKGKDDFLKELEIAGFQKVNTPPIMMKNSNQLLKRNNELYSIAAQIFG from the coding sequence ATGATTGGATTGAAAATAAGAGTGGAGCGTCTTAGAAAAGAAGATATAAATGATATTGTTGCGTTATCTTCTTATATTGGTTGGGATTATAACAGAGAAGAAGTTGAAACGATTTTTAACTCAGGTATTGTATATGGCGTATGGAATGAGAGAAAAAAACTTATTGCAAGCGCTGCAATTATATTATACGGAGAGGCGTTAGCGTCAATAGGAATGGTAATTGTACATCCGGATTATAAGGGAAGAGGGATTGGAAAGGCGATAACGAGTTCTTGCATGAATAGCGTATCAGCTCAAACTTCAATTATGCTGATTGCTACAGATGAGGGAAAGCCTTTATATAAAAAATTAGGATTTAGGGTAGTAAGTTATGTTTCTAAATACATATGTAACTCGTACAATACAAATTATAAATGTGCAGAAGATGAAGAATATATGAAGGGTTATAAAGAGGAGGATTTAGAAAGGATAATAAAAATAGATGAAGGCGCATTTGGAATAAGTCGAAACGAGTTTTTAAAACAAAGAATTATGCAAAGTGAACAGTGTGTCGTTGTAAAGGATACAAAAGAAAATGTAGTAGGATACGGTATAAGTATACAAACGCCAGAAAATAAAATAATAGGACCGATCGTTGCTAAAAATGATGCAATGGCAATGAGAATAGTACATGCTTTAGCAAGAGGGCATGATGGGAGATTAAGAATGGATGTACCAAAAGGAAAGGACGACTTTCTGAAAGAGTTAGAGATTGCTGGTTTTCAAAAGGTGAATACACCACCAATAATGATGAAAAATAGCAATCAATTATTAAAAAGGAATAATGAGTTATATAGCATTGCAGCGCAAATTTTTGGATGA
- a CDS encoding cysteine hydrolase family protein — MKQALLIIDAQQELMDGNEKENEVFRKKDLLSTINTAVQKALDANALVVFVRDIDVASGSGEGFEVHNQIQVPQSAILINKAATNSFYGTSLLETLKVEKINHIVIGGCKTEHCIDTAVRTATVQGFDVTLIKNGHSTTDSNVLTAEQIIGHHNKILHGHYNVDHFSMVRDVEEDLFQPTHNQYRD; from the coding sequence ATGAAACAAGCACTATTAATCATTGATGCTCAGCAAGAATTAATGGATGGAAATGAAAAAGAAAATGAAGTTTTTCGTAAAAAAGATCTATTATCTACAATAAATACAGCCGTACAGAAAGCACTAGATGCAAATGCCCTTGTTGTTTTCGTAAGAGATATCGATGTTGCTTCTGGTAGCGGAGAAGGATTTGAAGTACATAATCAAATTCAAGTGCCTCAGTCTGCAATCCTTATTAATAAAGCAGCAACAAATTCATTCTATGGCACTTCTTTACTTGAAACTTTAAAAGTAGAAAAAATTAACCATATCGTTATCGGTGGATGTAAAACAGAACATTGCATCGACACCGCTGTTAGGACAGCAACTGTACAAGGCTTTGACGTTACATTAATTAAAAACGGTCATTCCACAACTGATTCTAATGTGTTGACTGCAGAGCAAATTATTGGTCATCACAATAAAATTCTACACGGTCATTATAATGTTGACCATTTTTCTATGGTGAGAGATGTCGAGGAAGATCTCTTTCAGCCAACTCACAATCAGTATCGTGATTAA
- a CDS encoding DMT family transporter, which translates to MKKDWIAPLALLFVSFIWGATFVVVQNAMSFVGPFTFNGIRFLFAGIILLFVQMIFSKKASKHDIKQSSLAGLIVGFFLCVGYVLQTFGLLYTTSSKAGFLTGLSIVMVPILSFIFLKQKATIFIVMGIAVATAGLYLLTAGDSFQLNIGDILVLGCAVAFAAHILVNGFFSKKISPLLLSTSQVLAVGMFSSICAFLFEDWEKLFSVALWTNSSFLFALFLTSLFATSIAFFIQTSAQKHTSPTRVAIIFAMEPVFAALTGVLVANEQLSISAIIGCLCIFLGMVFVELPSKTKKEAQAA; encoded by the coding sequence GTGAAAAAAGATTGGATTGCTCCTCTTGCTTTATTATTTGTCTCTTTTATTTGGGGAGCTACATTTGTCGTCGTTCAAAATGCTATGTCTTTCGTTGGTCCATTTACTTTTAATGGTATTCGCTTTTTATTCGCCGGAATTATTTTATTATTCGTTCAAATGATTTTCTCAAAAAAAGCTTCAAAACACGATATAAAACAGAGTAGTCTCGCGGGATTAATCGTTGGATTCTTTTTATGCGTTGGCTATGTATTACAAACATTCGGCTTACTTTATACAACTTCTTCAAAAGCAGGTTTCTTAACAGGGCTTAGTATCGTTATGGTACCAATTTTGTCTTTTATCTTTTTAAAACAAAAAGCTACCATTTTTATCGTAATGGGCATTGCTGTAGCAACAGCAGGTTTATACTTATTAACGGCTGGTGATTCTTTTCAATTAAATATTGGAGATATACTCGTTCTCGGTTGTGCAGTTGCTTTCGCTGCTCATATTCTTGTTAACGGCTTCTTTTCTAAAAAAATATCACCTTTATTGTTAAGTACGTCGCAAGTATTAGCTGTCGGTATGTTTTCTTCTATTTGCGCCTTTCTGTTTGAAGATTGGGAAAAATTATTTTCAGTAGCACTATGGACGAATTCTTCCTTTTTATTTGCTCTATTCCTAACTTCCCTATTCGCGACATCCATTGCTTTTTTCATCCAAACATCAGCACAAAAACATACATCTCCAACGAGAGTAGCCATTATTTTCGCAATGGAGCCCGTTTTTGCTGCCTTAACAGGCGTTCTCGTTGCAAACGAACAACTGTCTATTTCTGCTATTATCGGATGCCTATGTATTTTCCTAGGCATGGTCTTTGTTGAATTACCTTCCAAAACAAAAAAAGAAGCGCAGGCTGCGTGA
- a CDS encoding reverse transcriptase-like protein produces MIEVYIDGASKGNPGPSGAGVFIKGVQPAVQLSLPLGTMSNHEAEYHALLAALKYCTEHNYNIVSFRTDSQLVERAVEKEYAKNKMFAPLLEEALQYIKSFDLFFIKWIPSSQNKVADELARKAILQN; encoded by the coding sequence TTGATTGAAGTATATATTGATGGTGCATCAAAAGGAAATCCTGGTCCTTCTGGTGCAGGAGTATTTATTAAAGGAGTTCAACCAGCTGTACAATTATCATTACCCCTCGGGACAATGTCCAATCATGAAGCAGAATACCACGCTTTACTTGCGGCATTAAAATATTGCACGGAGCATAATTATAACATTGTCTCTTTTCGTACAGATTCGCAACTTGTCGAGCGAGCTGTTGAAAAAGAATACGCAAAAAATAAAATGTTTGCACCACTATTAGAGGAAGCACTGCAGTACATAAAAAGTTTCGATCTCTTTTTTATTAAGTGGATTCCAAGTAGTCAAAATAAAGTCGCTGATGAATTAGCTAGAAAAGCTATCTTACAAAATTAA